TATGTGCAGTACAGGGATGTGAGCGTTatcagatgtttcagtgtggatgagcaacttttgatAAATGTGGATGTGTTgcctttttaaatataaagaccATTTTCTAGTCTTCTTGAGTTTCAGCTCAGAATGTCTGGTAAGTTGACACACTTCCTCTGTCTGTTAGAATGTGAGAGACATCCTGGCATAAGGATTAGGGCCATAAAGTTTGCCCAGACCCTTGACGTCCAACaaaccaatcaaccaaccaaacaaataGTTTAAATAGGTGGAAACAGCCCTTTCCAACAAACCAATCAAACAAACTGGTTCCCAGAATCTCCAAAGATCTTAACAACAAACTCTGACACAAGTTCTGAACTAtttaaacaaacagcacaacccAAACGGCTCACAAACAACTGATGGCATGGCTTTTAAAGTGAGGAGCACCAATCAGGAGGCAGCACCAATCAGCTTGCAGGAGCCAATTAGATGACTTTTCTTAGCATGGCAGGCAACTCAAacacagagaaataaaacaaccaTAGTGTTGTAGCAGAAGCTGTGATGGTGGTAGTAGGCAATGGTAGTGGACAGTGACTTGGCCGAGTCCCTTATACAGTAATTGATGCATGGCCTGAATTCTAGCGTTTTCTTCTCCAGAAACTAGACGCCTGTTGTCCCtggaaatgaatgaatataatgACTTTTGAAGAGGATTGAATGAGTTGCAAGGTGCTGCATCATAAATCTTGTTCTTAACATCTAACCCGTGGACATTTTCTTGCTTTAGATTTTATTCATCTGACTCTGGATCCCAACACGGCACATCATCAACTCCTTCTGTCTGAGGAGAACAGAGTCGTGACACGTGAAAGGACCACACAGCGATACTCTGATCACCCAGAGAGATTTGACTCCAGGCCtcaggtgttgtgtaaagagagagtgtgtggtcgctgttactgggaggtggagtggagcGGGATGGGTGTCTCCATATCGGTCTCATATAAAGATATCTGCAGGAAAGGAGGAGTTGAAGAGAGTGAGTTTGGGTATGAAAAGCAATCATTGAGTCTGTGGTGTTCTCCTTCTTCTGTCTCCTTTTGGCACAACGGTATTCCGACTGAGCTCGTAATTCCAGCTTCGTCCAGAATAGGAGTGTATGTGGATCACTGCACAGGAACTTTGTCCTTCTACAGCATCACTGGCACGATGAGGCTCCTCCACAGAGTCCACACAACGTTCACGCAGCCTCTGTACCCTGGGTTCAGGGTGTGTCATTTTTACTCAACTGTGAGATTATGTGGTCCAAATGTTAGTAAAATTGTTAAGGAGGAGAAAATGTAAGGATTTGATCTCCCGAAGGGGTTTATTCTATAGAATAATCTATTCTGTAGATCCATGAATTATATCAATAATTTCAAAGGAACTAGTGTACGATTTTTGTGGATAATCCGTTAATAAACAGTAACTGTATGTACCGTGTCAGGTCACAACTGGACATCAATTTCACTTCCAAGCAAACACCACATCAATCAAATATGGCCGCCAAAGACTACAATGCTTATATACTCCAGCCCTCTCACTCACCAAGCTACTGAGCACAGTTTTgctcaattacacacacacaattttgagAAATATGTGGTTAGTCAATGTTTCTGTACAACTGACTTTGCCAAGCCAGTTGTTTTGAACACTGCTATTGTTTCTGACTTGTTTCTGTGTTCCACGTCACTGGTACTGTACACTAATCCAGTGTTGTTTATTTGTAGATTGATTcactttttgtccttttttttttttttttactttgaattaGCTTCTAGCTTTAAATTCTGTACCTTGTCCACAATTTTGACATCTGAGTCATATTATGAAAATCCGAAAAAGGGCGAGCAAAGCTAAAAGCCGTAATTTTGAATCATTTGATCACCGATGTGTTCACTGACCCCTGATAAATGACTATTGTGATCCTTTTTAGTCACACAAGAGACAATAAGCATGTCTTTGTGAATTTAATAGTAAAGTAGTGAATTTGGTTTACTAATAGTAATTAATTAGTTTTGTTGATTATGATGTTGTTCGATGATAACAAAATGCTAATTATCCAATTTGGTCCATATGAATTCTCTAATAGGAGTTTTGTTGAAGTAGGTGCCCTCTCATCATACCTTACCACCAATATTAAAATCTTAAGCTAGACAATTAAAATCAATAGCAAAGTTAGCACCAGCTTCTCTCACCTACACCAATTGGCTGAAgtcaaatcattttttaagaGGTAGCTATGAAGCAGTCATTCACACCTGCATTTCCACATGATTCGATAAGTGCAACTCACTGTATGTCAGGATACCTCTCTCCTTTATCTCTCATCTTCAGATGGTTCACCACATGGGTGGCTGCAAACACGATCACATCACTTCAATTTTTATGTTTATCACATGGGTTGCCAGTGCGATACCATATTGATTTTAAGATCTTAGAATCTTCGTGCAACCAAGATCTCAAATACCTCACTGACCTAATTATTCTTCATAATCCATCCAGATCACTTAGATAAAGAGATCAACATCTCTTGTCTGTCTGACAATCTCGCCTACAATGGAGGTGTAATCGAACAACCTACCTCTACGAATTACGACTGTTTCTACGTTAACTGAAATCAAATCCATACTTAAAACTCATCTTCTCTTATGTGCTTTccatgtttttaagtttaatttgtgttatttgttttatttcttgcttTTTACTATTATGTACAGcactttgatttgattttaaatgtgctttatgaataaaatttgcTTATGTTTTTCCACTGATGAAATTCTGGTCAGATGATTTCAGGTTCTTTCCTGCAATGTGATTTCTCTTACAACAACAACTGTCAAACCAAGACCTGGTAGGAGCTTCTCATAAACATAATTAAGTCATGAAGTAAATGTATGACATTTTAATCATCAAAGCATGTAattcataaacaaaatgaacGCTACAGATAGCTTTAGCAAGAAAACGGGTCTGGACGTGTCACGGATCGATGATGTCAAACTTCAGAAGAgtctttttcttaaaatgacaactgagatcctacaTTGTGACATGGGGGTCGTGTTTATTCAATCCTAAAGGACTATTAAAAATCACACAGTGTGAACACGGCATTTCATGACACACTGTTGTAGATTTTCTAagatattttaaagtaaaatatgttCTTATTCATATTTCTTCAGgaataataaaactgtaactgcaccttaatgtgtgtgtaaaagcttCTGGTGTATATGGTGTATCTTGTGTGATAATATCATGGATTAAATTTGACTGCCTGTGAAATTACTAACTACAAATTCCATCCAGAGAAACCGGTTGACGAAACTCCTGTGACGGATAGTGGTCTCGCTCATatatcaaatctttttttattctttattaggacttaaaaaaaaaaaaaacagtcagcgATTGcactttctgttcacatttgacgtaaaacattttattcatcaaTTCATCCCgaaactcaaaaataaaaaaagcaaaaatggtattgaaaaagtattttttctttacatggtGAAGAgctttattgtatattataacattttccAAATCAATACCGTAATCATCATGCAATATGTACTTTATAACTTAGGCAGCAGAGAAggtgctttgggacaatgtccattgattacaaaaaaactagaagaacacacaaaaatacacattacacaaaatacaaaagaaaaaggacattagtgaatttaaatatttatcaatatttatcatttaaatattcacaatataaatgcaggttgtgtatAAAGTTTCATGAACAGATTCAGGACTAAGCATGTAGCAGTTAGCATTTAGTGATTAGCATGACAGCAACGTCAAACCAGCTCAGAGGAGATGTGGAAATGAGTCAGATGGGCAGAACAGCAAGAAATGAATCTCACTGAGTTCTGGAGGGAAAAAGGAGTGTTCGTATGACGTTTTTATTATCGAGGCAAAACAAAATTATGGGACGAGTCTTTTCTTGTCTGCGtcagtttttcacttttatacaaTCTTGGcattatgacaactgagatcctacagtgttGAAACTAATACGGAGTAAAAACCGTACAGTGTGAGAACATTACTCGAGACTCAGGAGAAGACGGAAGACTTGAATGAATGAGTTCTTCAAACCTCTACATTATCCACATCTATATTTTGGAtaatttggatttggattttcAATGAAAGAGTCAATTACAGTTGACAGTTgggttatttgttttttctattaCACTACTACGTCTACAAGGACATAGCTGGCAATATAGAATTATAccatatatatcatttatacagAAATTGTACATTTTTCCTATAAGTATAATGAACCCCATAATACTgcataaagtaaaaatattccACTTTATCACAATTTTTTGTACTAGAAATATCCTACAGGAAAATAAATCTGATCCCTTCTGTATGATTTtactaaacattttcattttggaCCACACAACTTCACAGCTGAGTAAGAACCGATCCTAAATCCAGCGTACAGCggctgagtgaatgtggtgtggaCTCTGTGAAGGAGCCTCATTGTTTTAGAAATGCTGTAGAAGGAcagagttcctgcactgtgatccACATACACTCCTATTCTGGAGGACGCTGGACCTCTGAGATCGGTCATGATGTCGTTGTgccagaaagagaaagaggaagaacacTGCAGACTCCAGGACTGACTGTTGCATCCAAAGCCACACTCATTACTCCCTCCTTTCCTGCTGATATTTTTATACGAGACTGAAGCGAGCATCCAGCACTTACTGttccactccacctcccagtAACAGCGTCCACACACAGGTTGCTTACACAACACCTGAGGCCAGGAGTCAAATCTCTTTGGATGATCAGAGTATCGCTGTTCTACGTCACTCCAACTCACGACTCTGTTCTTCTCAGACAGAATGAGTTGAGGATGTGCTGTGTTGGGATCCAGAGTCAGATAACAGAAATCTAGAACAATAAAATGTCCACAGGTTTGATGTTAATTACAGGatttataataagtgtgtgtgtgtgtgtgagacacctgtgtgtgtttctgttctcCTAATGCTGCTCTACAtgaactattttaaatattacacatcATCAGTCATCAGGGAGAAATGGATCAGATTTAGATCAACAatacagacgtgtgtgtgtgtgtgtgtgtgtgtgtgtgtgtgtgtgtgtgtgtgtgtgtgtgttttacacctACACTGCAGAAAATGTTCTCTGCTCTGCGGTTCTAAGGGTAAAACTGTGTGAACTGCTGCAGCTGTGGAGACACAAAGACGAAATGGCATGAAGAAACTTTACAGCATGAATATGGAAATGAGATTCCTCACTGATCTCAGTGATGtcagagacatattttgaataattaatttaaaatatatgttttactcatatcatatctgtatttgataatgaAGATTGGTTTGCAAGCTAAAATATCTCTTTGTTATTAATAGAAATCAAGGCACCAATAGTTGATCGCTGGAAATATcgactatcagcaaaaatccattcCGATAGTTTTCCGGGATCTGGTCacctgtcattacgagagcggcctctagaggcgaattacAGATGctatgtgctgtttgtttttaaatgcgGGACTGCGGGCTGCACGGAGAGGGCCATATtatgttataattatatttattactaaatatgttcctatttatttcctttagcacattttcattatccagtacttttttgtaataaagttcagtactattttacatatagTTTTATGTTTGTTGGTTGTTTATCCAGTATCAATTTTTAAAgctattggttgattaattgtTTATTGGTGAGTACGATCCAACCTCGCTATCTGCATCAGTAAAATTAGTCGAACTCTTAAGTTAACTGTTAACTCTTGCATTAAGATATTAACGTAGCCTAATTTGTAAGATTCAGCCACCAACCGCATGCATATGCATaagtatgtaaatgttttgatttcaatagcaatgaacaTGAATAAACATCTTTATGATAGtcataatgtttttataataggTGATATAGCTCTGAAAATGGTCTGTACGGTACaggacaaaataataaatgaatccaGCATTAGAaggcaaaataaatagatttaaaatcataatcaaatctccacaataattcTGGTAGTTCCTTCAACCATGTCACTTTCTGTTGTAGACCAACTTCCAGTGAAGAAAGGATAAATGATGTGGCCttcacagaaaaaaagtttgggggCTCCTGATTTAGAGCTTCATCCACTCAGCatttaaatgtcaaaatcaGCAACACCCCAAAACCTCAAACCTTGAGAACAATCCAGCACTTTTTCCAGGTGAAGCTCTGACTATATGAGTGTTATTACTTACTGACTGACTGTATGTAGGTTCCTGTCAGTTCCTATCTAAAGTTTATATTTGTTATGTGTGAATTTCAATAAGATTTCTATGTATTTCATGTCTCTCTTTACTGTGATACAGAAGATATTTGTTTCCAACCTTGTGGATGGATTTTGTTGAATTCCTCCTGACAGATCTCCTCGACTCGTGTTTTCAAATCTGAGACAGATTTCCTCACTCCATCAAATGTGAGGTGTTGATTTACAGTGAAGCTGGGTGAGTCATCACATCcaggagaaacacagagagacggGAAACTCTACAGAGAGGAAACACATcatagagaaggagaaaagtgtAGGAGAGAAACGAATGAATCTCAGACTGAATCAGACCAAAGACACACTTCTGATGGCGTAATGAGCTTTGAGGAGGAAACTTTGTGAGGAACAGCGCCCTCTGTAGATCAGACAGTGAGTGTTACCTGGAGGAAGTGgatgtgatcaggtgtgtgtgaaagctgctccaGATCACTGACTCTCCTCTGAAGATCAGCGATCTCCTGCTCCAGATGTTTCAGAAGTCGGTTAGCTCGACTCAGTTCAGCTTTTTCCTGAGCTCTGATCAGCTCCTTCACCTCCGAGCGCCTTATCTCCACAGAGTTGATCAGCTCATGGAAGATCTTCTCATTATCATCTACAGCTGCTTGGGAACGCGTCTGaaataacatatataaatgaTGAAAGTCTGGTTGAAGAGTAACACGTTATCTTATAGCGACTCTATATCATTCGTCACCTTTATAATATCCACAGActgtttcagctcctgcaccttcttctgcttctcctggatcTTCTGCTGGGATTTCATCTGCTCCTCCTTTAGCTCATTCTGAGACCGAAGAcgatacagttttttttattcatgcttttttatttttttaatcctgcaGAGGTCATTgctacataaatatattaaaaataaatacaaaagaaatgtataaacaatataaacaattcCTACTTTTATTGCattaagtaaaatgtttgtttatattatatttaattgtattatatcttttgtgaaaatgtagaaaagtaaagttaatttttgtataaaaaatagaatgtgattacaaaatatttattggtCGTAATCGAGGTGGGGGCTcattggttaagatgttggacatctgatcagaaggttgtgagttccaatcccagcatcaccaagctgccactgctggaccctcgAGCAAGTAAGCCAATTATGCCCTAGAAGCTCCCACACAGCTCTCAGATCCTGGGTTCAACCctgaatttgttaatttttgttaaagtttttctttgtctcttcaTAGTTATGTTTCcttgggttctctggtttcctcctaccACTCAAAACATGCATGAAGGTGAACAGGCTCTAGTGGAAAAAAGTGTAAgaatttgtgtgtattgtgccCCATGATGACCTATAGTGGTGAATCTAGATTCAGAAGTTACAGATCAAGGGTTTCATAGAatatatacgaggtggtatcaaaaagtttcaagacctTTAGTCCCCACAAATCTAATTGTTCTAATTGCTCTAATTGTATGTCAAACATCTCTGAGGCAGATTTGCTGTTTCACTCGAAACTTTTCGATACCACCTCATATCAGTCGGTGTCTGGTTATTTAGCACAAAGCTGAAGCCAGTAGCTCCCAGAATGCCTTCAAAAATCAATAACTATTCAATTCTAATCAAGTTTGTTTCCATGGcaattttcacaatggacattgtctcaaagcagctttacagaatgtaagaattatagaacaaaaatgttaatataagtgaatgatgtgtggtgtgtttatcccccatgagcagcctggggcaactgtggcaagaaacaaaacccttagatggtatgagtaagaaaccttgggaggaatCAAATTCAAAAGGAAACTTAATCTCCTTTGAGTAACACCAAGGGTGGGACCAAAAAAAATTCCCAACACCTTGAGTGAGAAGtatcatgagcactggagtgtatgATTATAAGCAATATCCTTTCTTCTGGAAGTCAGTTATACTGTATACTCACAATATGTGCTTTAGCTATAAAATTCTGTAAGAAGTTCATTGGGTGTTGGCATTTTAACCAATTAACTTAactacatatatttttaaatagaaatgaatgaattgaaATGTCCAGTTCTCACCTgtttttcagttctttccacGTTTGCTGTAACATTATCATGACCTCTGTGTTTATCCAAAGTACACAAGTAACAGATGAAGCTTCGGTCGGTACGACAGTAGATATCGATCAGTTTGTCGTGCTGAGAGCAGATCTTCTCTTGGAGATCTACACAGGCTTCAACTAACTTGTGCTTCTTAAAAGCCTGAGACTGATAGTGAGGTTTAAGATGATCTTCACAATATGAAGCCAGACACACCAGACAGGAATTAGTGGCTTTGCGTTTTCTCCCGATGCAGGAATCACACTCCACATCTCCAGGTCCAGCATAATGGTAAACAGCAGAAGCGGTCATCTTcagtttctccaccacttcagccaGCATGTTGTTCCTGCGTAGAACAGGTCTCGGAGTGAAAGTTTCTCTACACTGGGGGCAGCTGTAGACCTTCTTCTGATCTTCTTTATTCCAGAAGCTgttaatacacaccttacagaaGCTGTGACCACATGGAGGAGTTACAGGATCCTTCAGGAGctccagacacactggacagaTGAACTGATCCTGATCTGAAATACATGCTTCTGCCATTTTCTTGCACTGACACACTgagagaagcagagagagagcaagagagacggagatagagagagagggagggactTTTTCGGGTTTCGTTTTCTCTGAAATCGTCATCCCGCCTCAGTGATTGTTATTGTGTAACAGAGAGAGTTTTCATTGAGAGGGGGTTCGAATAATAGACATACAGTTCATCTACTCAACAGGAGAGAATATATCTTTACTCTATAGAAGCT
The DNA window shown above is from Silurus meridionalis isolate SWU-2019-XX chromosome 12, ASM1480568v1, whole genome shotgun sequence and carries:
- the LOC124394214 gene encoding tripartite motif-containing protein 16-like, with product MAEACISDQDQFICPVCLELLKDPVTPPCGHSFCKVCINSFWNKEDQKKVYSCPQCRETFTPRPVLRRNNMLAEVVEKLKMTASAVYHYAGPGDVECDSCIGRKRKATNSCLVCLASYCEDHLKPHYQSQAFKKHKLVEACVDLQEKICSQHDKLIDIYCRTDRSFICYLCTLDKHRGHDNVTANVERTEKQNELKEEQMKSQQKIQEKQKKVQELKQSVDIIKTRSQAAVDDNEKIFHELINSVEIRRSEVKELIRAQEKAELSRANRLLKHLEQEIADLQRRVSDLEQLSHTPDHIHFLQSFPSLCVSPGCDDSPSFTVNQHLTFDGVRKSVSDLKTRVEEICQEEFNKIHPQAAAVHTVLPLEPQSREHFLQYFCYLTLDPNTAHPQLILSEKNRVVSWSDVEQRYSDHPKRFDSWPQVLCKQPVCGRCYWEVEWNSKCWMLASVSYKNISRKGGSNECGFGCNSQSWSLQCSSSFSFWHNDIMTDLRGPASSRIGVYVDHSAGTLSFYSISKTMRLLHRVHTTFTQPLYAGFRIGSYSAVKLCGPK